In the Wyeomyia smithii strain HCP4-BCI-WySm-NY-G18 chromosome 2, ASM2978416v1, whole genome shotgun sequence genome, one interval contains:
- the LOC129724881 gene encoding solute carrier family 26 member 6: MLNQKGNAIDSNAKVKPEYNELSYLVTRQCLHQEEFNQLSQYDRVKPPPIEAIVNSVRDFRCLNTLLNFIPILRWLPQYSIKKDLLGDITAGITVAVMQIPQGMAYGLLAGVQANVGLYMAFFHCLVYAVLGTSRHISMGAFAVVSLMTAKVVASYATVTPVEMINGTSFDLPPMDPSEPQYTAIQVVTALSFVVGCYHLIMSLIRLGTLSALLSEPLVSGFTTAAAIHVLVSQMKDLLGVSIPRYKGSFKNILALRDLASELPNSNLPTVYTSVIVILFMIFMNEYLKPWSSTKCRFPIPAELMAVVGGTMASYYIRLGPDFAVKLVGEIPIGLPAPEMPPVSLLKLVAVDAIAITIVSYSIVMSMGLIFAQKEGYEVRANQELIAMGTTNIVGSFFSCVPTACSLSRSLIQHQAGGKTQITAVVSSMLILVVLLWVGPYFETLPRCVLASIIFVALKGMLWQVKHIKKFQREGSLELFVWLVTFLSVTIIDIDIGLLIGVIFSLVALYIKGWKSYYSLLGTVPETAIYVDIGSHQRAEEVPHIKIFRYSGPINFASRATFKKALTKEVGVSQKLVQRASRYEAAGDGAGLQIIKTVIIDLSSVPHIDTAACKVFNDLKKEMNTVGVSTLIACPADCVYETLLHAESIGEGGFHIFPTIHDAVLYAQGSVSTV, translated from the exons CCATCGAGGCGATCGTCAACTCGGTGCGTGACTTTCGCTGCCTCAACACTCTGCTCAACTTCATTCCGATTCTGCGATGGCTACCGCAGTACTCCATCAAGAAGGACCTACTAGGAGACATCACCGCTGGTATTACGGTGGCGGTCATGCAAATACCGCAGGGAATGGCCTACGGTTTGCTGGCCGGTGTCCAAGCGAACGTCGGCCTGTATATGGCCTTCTTCCACTGTCTGGTGTACGCGGTTCTCGGTACTTCCCGGCACATCTCGATGGGTGCCTTCGCCGTTGTCAGTCTGATGACGGCCAAGGTGGTGGCGAGCTATGCGACCGTCACCCCGGTGGAGATG ATAAACGGAACCAGCTTCGATTTGCCACCGATGGACCCTTCCGAGCCGCAATACACTGCAATTCAGGTTGTCACTGCGCTGTCGTTCGTTGTCGGCTGCTATCAT CTCATCATGAGTCTCATCCGTCTGGGAACCTTATCGGCGTTGCTGAGTGAGCCACTGGTCAGCGGCTTCACGACGGCAGCCGCCATTCACGTACTCGTCAGCCAAATGAAGGATCTGCTCGGAGTTTCGATTCCCCGCTATAAGGGATCCTTCAAGAATATCCTAGCGTTGCGTGATCTTGCCAGCGAACTGCCGAACAGTAATCTCCCAACCGTTTATACCTCGGTGATTGTCATTTTGTTTATGATTTTCATGAACGAATATCTGAAGCCGTGGTCCTCTACTAAGTGTAGATTTCCGATTCCCGCCGAACTGATGGCCGTTGTTGGTGGTACGATGGCGTCGTACTACATTCGGCTAGGGCCGGATTTTGCTGTGAAGCTGGTCGGGGAGATTCCGATTGG CCTTCCCGCTCCAGAAATGCCTCCGGTTTCGTTATTGAAGCTGGTCGCCGTAGATGCTATTGCCATCACTATAGTTAGTTACTCGATTGTCATGTCTATGGGGTTGATCTTCGCTCAGAAGGAGGGCTACGAGGTTCGAGCTAATCAGGAGCTGATCGCCATGGGAACCACGAATATTGTTGGATCATTTTTCTCCTGCGTGCCGACCGCTTGTTCGCTGTCGCGTTCGCTCATCCAACATCAGGCTGGTGGAAAGACACAAATAACCGCCGTCGTTTCGTCCATGCTGATTCTGGTGGTATTGCTGTGGGTTGGGCCGTACTTCGAGACTCTTCCACGTTGCGTGCTGGCGTCGATTATCTTTGTCGCGCTGAAGGGCATGCTGTGGCAGGTGAAGCACATCAAAAAGTTCCAACGGGAGGGCAGCCTGGAGCTGTTCGTGTGGTTGGTGACGTTCCTGAGTGTGACGATAATCGACATCGATATTGGTCTGTTAATTGGAGTTATATTTTCTCTAGTCGCTCTGTACATTAAGGGCTGGAAGTCGTACTACAGTCTGCTCGGGACGGTACCCGAAACGGCAATTTATGTTGACATCGGCAGTCATCAGCGGGCCGAGGAGGTACCACATATTAAGATTTTCAGATACTCGGGTCCCATTAATTTTGCGAGCAGGGCGACTTTCAAGAAAGCACTTACCAAAGAGGTTGGTGTCAGTCAGAAGCTGGTTCAGCGTGCCTCCCGGTATGAGGCGGCTGGCGATGGCGCTGGCCTGCAGATTATTAAAACAGTGATTATTGATTTGTCGAGTGTGCCGCACATCGACACGGCTGCCTGCAAGGTGTTCAACGATCTCAAAAAGGAGATGAATACGGTTGGAGTTAGCACGCTTATCGCCTGCCCGGCGGATTGTGTCTATGAAACGCTGTTACACGCGGAGTCTATTGGCGAAGGTGGCTTCCACATCTTCCCCACGATACACGATGCCGTTTTGTATGCTCAGGGATCGGTTTCGACGGTTTAG